The genomic segment TTTCCCTAATTTGTGATGTCACATGTCACATTcttattcgccacgtcatcctcgtattttttagggataacacccaccaacccaaagcttcatgtattatgactaaagatgttttgagttatatgagatgtgatacaatgccttgattgaataccatcaaacatgaatcatgacacatgaacattggcatttcagcatcagcatgtatgcatggcatgtacagttatgtgatacactattatgtgatataagaccatgcataagaatatgagaaaagttctgaaatgccttgaaaagtcttatgtaaagttaatcattttaatgacacaaggcttaagcaaaatGATAATAAGATTTTTAAAAAAGGTGCCAttgtttcgatgaagcaattaagtaagttcagtaaagaagacggaggtctataagacttatagtggttgcctactagtgtgggctaggtcagagttgaccattcagatatgtgtgccatgttcccgtctttctcctccatttatATGTGTAATAATTATgacagctatggcaacgatgaaatgattAATATGATGAGCCCagctgcgatgatggctagccggaggagaatccatgggattttatattatatgtgtaacaagccctgtagGCATTGGATAAATCGAACAGTGTGCACATAAGATAATGGGCCCATAACAATGTGAAAGTAAAAAGAGAAAAAGcacaaaagtaaagtttgaaagtgcttgatcgataaatgaaatgcataagtattatAAGTTAGCATATAAGTATATGTGCACTTCAAACTCTCGACATTCATGTGTGTGTGTATGAATGAGATTTACTTACttagcgttagctcattatgttattttccaattTTCTTTTCAAgtgtggctttagatgttgagcaacttgtggagcacggactcagtatcaatgcaataatggtttagggTTTTTCATATCGCTACATTTAaacttaaagtattcatacgtgtaataatttctattaataagtttatataaaagttttaaatttttatgtatttcttagtatcattttatttaattcatttggttAAGTTCTTAACATACTAGTAAACCTTGGAATTACGAGTACGTGGCAGATGTACCCTATCTTAGGGACGTCacaggaaggttgagaacttgcatATCTtaatgaagtaggttctgcgatatatataatttcttgttgggggagatataaggaagaaaaattgtttgttgtttgaattgattgaattatttgaattgatattgacagatggttaggttacaAATATAGGGGAAGTGATGTccgttttaaatcataaaaaatagtaTGAATGATTTAGATTATGAAAGATTAACATTTCACTTTCATTTATATTCAAATAGAGCTCAAGTAGTCATATattgaataaaataaacatacaaaacaaaactaagtataaaaaaatctaCAGGAAATCGGACAGCATATCCTCTAATTTTCTAGCCTAggcatctgtcacaatcaacaccaactaAAGGGAATGAACGACTCAAACATAGTTATTTGGGTTTGGAATGTTAAGTTTCTAAAGCTTGTATTCCAAATCATTAACTTATCTCTTGCAATGTTTTATTTATGAAAATTTTGACTaaatacatataaaacactcATTTCTATactcacaaaattaattaaaaatacttGTATTACTTTTGAGTACCATATATTCCATGTTATAATATTTCACTCATTAATTTCAATCATATTCTAAATTGGATATGCTATACtaacagaggaaactctgtcaattttttttagattatttaattgaacatacttttgaaaatagttttttttctacatttttaGACAAAATAATGGCAATCGATATagattggatgtcagcggatagATTATCAGTAAAATATAAGGATGAAGTTTAGCATTTCTTGGAGTTTTGCGCAAGAAATGCTAAAGATCCTAATAACATTTGTTGCCCTTGTATTAAGTGTGGTAATGTTCAAAGAATGAAAATTACTGAGATAAAGGGTCACTTATTTAAGTATGGAATAGATAAAAATTATAAGATGTGGTTTCTGCATGGAGAAAAAATCACATTTAGTAGAGAATCTCCATCTAAGAAGAAtaattgtgattatgtgaatgatgATGAGAGAGATGACACTGTAGAAATGATAGGTGACGCACAATTTGAATCAAATTTTGATCCAGTGAAATTTCAAACTATGTTAGAGGATGTTGAGAAACCCatttaccctggttgtaataAGTTCACTAAACTGTCAACACTTCTTAGGTTGTATAATATAAAAGCTAAACATGGGTTGAGTGACAAGAGCTTTACAGATATACTTTCCTTTCTAGGAGAGTTATTACCCGAAAATAATGAAATGCCATTGTcgttttatgaggcaaagaagacattaCGTTTCTTAGGCATGCAATACGAAAAAATTAATgcttgtcctaatgattgcatctTGTATCGAAAAAGATTGGTTGATGAAAATGCATGTCTGACTTGTGGTGAGTTAAGATGGCAGAAGAAAAAGAATTATGATGAGGTTAGGGTAGGAGTTCCTACAAAAGTTTTATGGTACTTATCGCCTATGCCTTGTTTGATTCGACTTTATCGAAATGTTGATCATGCTAAAAACTTAACATGGCATGCCAATGATAGAATATAGGATGGTAAACTTAGACATCCAGCTGACTTGCCTGCTTGGAAGAGAATCGATTGGAAATGGCCTGAGTTTGGTAACGAACCTAGAAATATTCGTTTAGGCCTTTCTGCTGATGGAATTAATCTACATACTTCCCTaagtagtaaatatagttgttgtCCTGTTATGCTTTCCATTTACAATCTAccaccatggttgtgtatgaagaggaagtttactaTGTTGACATTGTTGATATCAGGTCCTAAACAACCCagaaatgatattgatgtatatctagctcctcttattgATGGTTTAAGCACTCTATGGTATGAATGTGTTGATGCTTATAATGCATATAGGAAGGAAGAGTTCAAACTTAGAGTTGTGTTGTTATGGACCATTAATGATTTTTCTGCCTT from the Humulus lupulus chromosome X, drHumLupu1.1, whole genome shotgun sequence genome contains:
- the LOC133805518 gene encoding uncharacterized protein LOC133805518, producing MWFLHGEKITFSRESPSKKNNCDYVNDDERDDTVEMIGDAQFESNFDPVKFQTMLEDVEKPIYPGCNKFTKLSTLLRLYNIKAKHGLSDKSFTDILSFLGELLPENNEMPLSFYEAKKTLRFLGMQYEKINACPNDCILYRKRLVDENACLTCGELRWQKKKNYDEDGKLRHPADLPAWKRIDWKWPEFGNEPRNIRLGLSADGINLHTSLSSKYSCCPVMLSIYNLPPWLCMKRKFTMLTLLISGPKQPRNDIDVYLAPLIDGLSTLWYECVDAYNAYRKEEFKLRVVLLWTINDFSALRNLSGLSVKGYKACPICEENTCSQYLKHSRKICYMGHRNFLPRDHVFQRWEKPFNGSQEFALVPQPLFGRQLVENLNKVQFKLGKHKQSMKRKRGHENGEEVQIDPKVCWKKKYIFFELEYWEHLVLRHNLDFMHIEKNVFDSLISTLLNIPGWSKDGIKAQLDLKDMGVCTNLAPKVGEK